Part of the Polaribacter sp. Hel1_33_78 genome is shown below.
AAATTGGCACTTGCTTACAGGTAAATCCGAAGAGATTGTGTATGCTTTGTCTAACAAAGGGTTTAAATTATATGCAGGAAAAGGAGATGAAGAGCATGGGGGATTTGAACATTCAGGTTTGTTCGCGTTGGTGGATAAAGATGGTTATATTAGATCTAGAAAAGATAAGTTTGGCAATCCTATTATGTATTACAGAGCGTTGCAAGAACAAACTTTTCCTGATCAAATAAATGAATTAAAAGAAGATATTAAATTGTTATTAAATGAGTAAGCTAGCACAAGAACGAAAGTACAGAAAAATAATCACAGGGTTGTCTATTATAATTCCAATAGCTGTTGCAGCGTTATTTGGAGTTAATGTAAGAGACTTAGGTTTTGATGTAGAGCCTTTTACTTTTTTACCACCAATTTATGCATCTATAAATGGATTAACAGCTATTGTATTAATAGCAGCTGTTCTCGCTATTAAAAACGGAAATAAGAAATTACATGAACAATTAAACACTCTTGCAATTATTTGTTCTTTAGCTTTTCTGTTGATGTATATAGCGTATCATATGACATCTGATTCTACTAAATTTGGTGGTGAAGGAGCCATTAAATTCGTTTATTATTTTATTTTATTTACACACATTGTATTGTCTATAATTGTAATACCTTTTGTATTAACCACCTACTTGAGAGCGAAATTAGGTAATTTTGCACAACACAAAAAAATAGCAAAAATTACATTTCCGTTATGGCTATATGTAGCTGTAACCGGGGTAATAGTTTATATAATGATATCTCCTTATTATGCTTAAAAAAAGAATATATACCTTTTTTCTTTTAATTCTTTTTACTGTAAAATCAACTTACTCCCAGTGTGCAATGTGCAAAGCTGTTGTAGAAAATGGTGATGTTTCTATGGCAGAAGGTGTTAATAACGGAATTACTTATTTAATGGTATTTCCATACTTACTTATTGGTGTGTTGTTTTATACAATTTACAGATATAAAAAACAGGCAAAAATTTAACATTTCAATAAGAGTGAAAATCTGTAACATTTTATAGTTTTAGTCGTCTTATATGCACAATCAAAGTAATATTTTTTTGCTTTTGAACTGTAGTGAATAAAAGTAATAAACAAACAAAAAACAAAAGACGTTGTGAAAATTAAATTTATAGTAATAGTAGCTTTTTTAACTTCAATAACTACTTTTTCACAGAAAAAGTGGGATTTAAGGGAATGTGTAGATGAAGCGTTAGTGAAAAATATTTCTATCCAACAAAACAGACTTAGTTTAGAGTTGGCAGAAAAAGATGTAGAGATTGCGAAAGGAAATTTTTTGCCAAATCTAACTGGTAATACTGGAGGTAATTTGAATTTTGGTACTGGTTTTGATCCAGTTTCTCAAAATAGGGTGAACACAACTTTTTTTGGAGGCTCAATTAACGTAAATTCAGGTATTACTGTATTTAATGGGTATAGAAATACAAATACATACAAACAAGCGCAATTAGGTGTGGAAACAAGCATGTTAGATTTAAAGAAAATTGAAAATGACATTTCTTTATTTGTAGTTAATGGTTATTTGAATATTCTATTTGCTAAGGAAAACTTAAATGCAGCCAAGGTTCAGCATGAAATAAGCAAAAAACAAATTGAAGCAGCAGAAAGTAGATTTAATTCTGGAGTTATACCAAAAGGAGATTTATTAAACGCACAATCTACAGCAGCTACAAATTTACAAACAGTAATTACGCAAGAAAATGCTTTAGATTTAGCATTGTTAAATTTGGCACAGTTATTACAGGTTCCTGTTGAAGGTTTTGATATAGCTTCTATTGATGTAGGCACTCCATCTTCAAACTTGTTATATAAAAGTTCATCAATAGTATATAATAAATCCTTAGAAACAATGCCAGAAATTGCTAGAGCTAAAATAGCGATTGAAAGCGCAAGTTTAGGTATAGAAATATCTAAAGCTTCTTTTTTACCTTCAGTTACAGCTTCTGCAGGATTATCGACAAATTATGGATTTAATTTAAAGCTTCCGGAGGGACTTTCTAATCCTGGTTTGTCAAATCAATTAAATGATAACTTTGGTTATGGTGTTGGTTTTAACGTAAGTGTTCCAATTTTTAATCGTTTTCAAACTAGGAATAGAGTTGCACAATCCGTGATAAATAAAGAAGTTTTTGAAATAAGATTAGAGAGCGAGAAAGTAGCTTTAAAACAAACTATAGAACAGGCTTTTTTGGATGTGAAATCGGCTTTAAAAACATATGAAACCGCAAAAATTTCTTTAGGAGCGCAAGAAGAAGCATTTAAAAATGCACAAGAGCGCTATAATTTTGGAGCAATGACGCAGTTTGATTTTGATCAAGTAAGAACACGTTTGGTAAATGCTGAAGCTGCATTAATTCGTTCTAAATACAATTATGTTTTTAAAACTAAAGTATTGCAATTTTATTCTGGAGAATTAATTTTAGAATAATTTACTTCAAAAAATAGTTTAAACCTCATAGTGAGTAGATTACTGTGAGGTTTTCTTTTTAATTTATCTTTACAAAAAAGAATTATAGATTTTGAGCATCATTTTAAATATTGAGACTACCACTAAAAATTGTTCTGTAAGCATTGCAGAAAAAGGTGAAATTTTAGCCATCAAAGAATTAAATAATGGTAATTACTCTCATGCAGAAGTTTTGCACCCTTTTATTTTAGATGTTTTAAAAGAAGCAAATCTTACCTCTGATAAAATAGATGCTGTAGCAGTAAGTAAAGGTCCTGGGTCTTATACTGGGTTAAGAATTGGAGTTTCTGCCGCAAAAGGGCTGTGTTTTGCCCTTGATAAACCTTTAATTTCTATTGATACTCTTACTTCTTTGTCTTTTTCAATTACTATTGAAGAAGGAATTATTGTGCCGATGTTAGATGCAAGAAGATTGGAAGTTTATGCATCAGTTTTTAATGAGAAGCATCAAAAAATAAGAGAAATTAAAGCTGAGATTATAGATGAAAATTCTTTTTGTGAATATTTAGAAAGGAGTAAAGTTTATTTTTTAGGTGATGGATCTCAGAAATGTAAAAAAATTATTACGCATAAAAATGCGATTTTTATAGATGCTAAGTTTCCTTCGGCACAAGAAATGGCAAAACTTTCTTATGAGAAATATAAAATAAGCGACATAGAAAATGTCGCTTATTTTGAACCTTTTTATTTAAAAGATTTTATTGTTATTCCAGAAAAGAAAAAGAAACCTACTTTTTAATTTCTACTATATGAGGATAAGGTATTTCTATTCCTGCCTCGTCTAAGGCTATTTTAGTATTTTCAGTAATATCAAAATAAACACTCCAATAATCAGCAGATGCACACCAAGGTCTCACTGCAAAATTTACTGAGCTATCGGCTAATTCAGAGACCATAACGGCTGGCGCTGGATCTTTTAATACTTTTGGATGCTGCATTAAAACATGCATTAAAACTTCTTTTGTTTTCTTGATGTCCGTATCATAAGAAACGCCAAATATTAAATCTACACGCCTTGTGCCTTCTACGGTATAATTTATAATAGTCCCATTGGACAAGCTTCCATTAGGAATAATAATTTCTTTATTTGATAAACCGGTGAGTTTTGTTGTAAAGATTTCAATTTCTTTTACAGCACCAGTTTCACCCTGAGCTTCAACTAAATCACCAATTTTAAAAGGTCTAAAGATCATGATTAAAACTCCGCCAGCAAAATTAGCTAAAGAACCTTGCAAGGCCAAACCGATAGCTAAACCGGCAGAAGCTACAATGGCAGCAAAAGATGTTGTTGCAACTCCTAATTTTGAAATTACTGTAATGAATAATAATATTTTTAAAACCCAGCTGCTAAGATTTCCTAAAAATTTTTGAAGCGTAAGATCGACACCTCTTTTAATCATTATTTTTTTAGATGATTTTATAACGATATTAATTAGAAATAAACCAACTATTAAAATGATTAAAGCAGTAATTACATTAGGGGTGTATTCAATTAAAAGTTCTTTTATTTTTTCTAGATATTCCTCCATTTTCGTTTTATTAATAATAAGAGGCAAAAGTAAGCGAATATTTAAAATCTAAGGAATAAAGATGATGGAAATAAGTTAGGTTTTAGTCTAACTGTTCATGGTTTAAAGTTTTAATAAAACAATCACTGATATTAATGCAGGAATGGATTGAATATACAAGATGTTTTTTTTCTTTGTTGAGTATGCACCATAAATACCTGCAACAAAAACACATATTAGAAAGAATAAAGCTGTATCGGTATTTTTTATGATGATAGACCAGATTAAACCAGCAGCTAAAAAGCCATTATATAAACCTTGGTTCGCTGCTAATACCTTTGTTTCTTCAGCAAATTCTTTGCTTTTTAATCCAAAAGCTTTTATCCCTTTTCGTGTGGTCCAAAGAAACATTTCTAGATAGACAATGTATGCGTGGATTACGGTCACGAGACCAATAAGTATAATTTGAATTATATTCATAATATTTGAAAAATAAAGTGATTTAATATGGTATCAAATCACTTTAACGGAGTTTGAATGGAAATTTTAGTTTACTTCAAAAGTAATTTTTAGATTCACTCTAAATTCAGTAACATTACTGCCATTAACAACAGCACTTTGTGATTGTACAAATACAGATTTAATATTTTTCACAGATTCCGCTGCATGCTTTACAGCTTTCCTCGTAGCCTCTTCCCAACTTTTTTCAGAGTTAGCTAATACTTCAATCACTTTCATTACCGCCATAATATTTTCAGTTTATTAAGATTTATTTATTGTAAATATAATTTTTTTTGTTCAAAATAGGGTTATATACAGATTTCAATGTAAATTTAATGTTATGTAAATGTTTTTTAATGGTTACAAAATATTTATATTTGTAAAAATAATGTTAATCTTAAAAGAAATTAATATGAGAAAAATTATTGTAATATTCATATTTATGCTTGGAACTGTAGGATATTCGCAAGAAAACAGACCAACTTACATGGCGGAAGGGGATTTAGTAAAAGTTACTTATTATTATGAAAATGGAGCTGTTAAAACACAAGGTTCTTTTAAAGATAAAAAATTAACAGGAGAATGGGCACGTTTTGATAAAGCAGGTAATAAAACTCAATTGGGTTATTATAGTAATGGTAAAAAAGTTGGGAAATGGTTTGTTTGGTCTAAATCGGCTTTAAAAGAGATTAATTATGTAAATAATTCTATCGCTTCAGTAAATTCTTGGAAGTCGGAATCTAATGTTGCAGTTAAAAATAAATAATAATACCTAAAATTTAATAGAAAAAACTCATTAGTATTTTAAAATACTAATGAGTTTTTTATTGCTTATAAATTATGTTTTAATAAGTTGTTAGCGAAAAGTTTATTGTTTTATTATATCTGATAGTAGTTTAATTAAGTGCTATTGGGCTTCGTTGGCAATGATACAAGATTATGAATATATAATTAAAACAGCGTTATTCCTTATTTATTGGAGCTAAAAAAAAGCGTTTAGAGATTCTCTGAACGCTTTTTTAAAACTTTTTGTATTTTTTTTACTCTACTATTAAAGTAAAAGGAATACTATATTTTACTCCTACTGGTTTTCCTCTTTGTCTACCTGGCTTCATTTTTGGCAATTGCTTCATTACTTTTACAACTTCAGCTTTAATTTTTGGATGTGGAGCTCTCGCTTGAATGTTTACGATATTACCTTTTTTATCAATTTTAAAACCAATAAATACTCTTTTTCTTCCTGGTGATAAACCTAACTCGTTAGGTAACTCACTATCAAATTTTCTACCAAAGTGCTTTTGTACTTTTGCACTAAAACATTTTTTTAATTCAGCCTTATTTCCTTTACAGCCAGGAAATACGGGTACATCTTCAATAATCATGAAGCTTACATCTTCCTCAATTTCCTCAACTTCTTCAACTTCTTCAATTTCTTCAACTTCAACCGCTTCACTTTCATCAGTTTCTGTTGATTCTATAACAGTCTCTTCAATTTCTTTTTCATCTTCGACGATTTCAATTTTTTCTGGAGCTGGTGGTGGTGGTGTTTTAGGTTTTACCGGTTCAACTCTTTCTGTAATAGGAATTTCTTCTTCCATATCTGCGTTCATAACAGCAGAACCTAAATCTCCGTAGGTTTTATCGAATGTTTTCTTTTCTATTGCAACATAAGTTATAAAAAGGGCTAGTACAAGACCAATTTGCATAAAAATTTTGCTGAAATTTTCTAAATTTGATTTAGGACTTTTCTTAATTTCCATTTTAAAGATTTATTAATAGGTGGCTAATTTAATTAAATTATTGTTTTAAATACAAGTCTTATTGTTAATTAATCTATTTTTTTTTTGAAATTATATTAAAAATCAACAAAGCCGAGAGTGCTCCTGCAGAGTTTGCAATCACATCTAAGTAATCTCCTGATCTGTATAGGGTTATTTTACTCTGTAATAGTTCAATAATTATGCCAAAAACAATGCAAAGAATTACGATCCAATATTTTTTATTAGGTTTCTTGTAATATGCTATTAACCATGAAAGGGCTAACATAAAGTATGCGAAACCATGAAAAATTTTATCAATATTAGTAAAAGTAAGCTTAATAGGCGCGTTTGGCACTCTTATAAGGCTCAAGCACACAATAATAATTGTAGTTACAAAAGCTATTATAAAACTGTTATTTCTTAATAAGGTCTTGATATTCTTTAGCATCTAGTAAATTTTCTATTTGTGAGCTGTCAGAAATCGCTATTTTAATCATCCATCCTTTTTCATAAGGGTCAGTGTTTACCAATTCTGGATCATCTTCTAGTCCTTCATTAAATTCAACTACTTCACCTGACAAAGGCATAAACAAATCTGAAACTGTTTTTACGGCTTCTACAGAACCAAAAACTTCTCCCTCTTCTACATTATCATCTAATGTATCTACATCTACATATACAATATCTCCTAATTCTCCCTGCGCAAAATCTGTAATTCCTACAGTTGCGATGTTTCCTTCAATTTGAATCCACTCATGATCTTTGGTGTATTTTAATTCAGCTGGAATATTCATTTTATTTTTATTTTTATTGATTTGGTTTAATTTCCTCCTAAGTTATAAACTATATTAAATCCACCATTAATTGATTGTCTTGGAAAAGTGGTAGAAATAGCATATTTAGATGTTTGATGATTGTAATAAAAAGATGCTGTTAAATTACTATTCAATTTGTAATCTGCTGTAAATTTAATTGAAAATAATTTCTGTCCCCCACTAATTTGATCATTATCTTCGTCAACATATCTAATTTGGGTTAAATTATCTCTTAATGATACATCTGCTCTTAAGTTAATATCACCTTTAAGGGTTGTCTTTTTACCTGTAAAACGTGTGTTCATTTTTACGTCTTTAAAAACATACCCAAAACCAAAAACATATTCAGTACCAGCAATGTCTGTTATAGTACTGTTATTAAAATTCATGGTTAAAGTTCTGTCTTTTTTAATTTCTCCTCTCAAAGAAAAGGAGTTTTTCATTTTTAAATCCACTTTTACCAAGGGTGAAAATTCATCCACAAGAGTAGCACTGGCAATTAGTCTTTCAGATTCGTAATTACCTGCTATATTCGTTTTAGTATATGCAGTGGCATCATCGTATTGTAAGTTGTTTGTAAAGCTAGAAATGGTATATGAAGATCTATATCCATGAGAAAGTACAAAGGTTGAAAAGTTCTTTTTAAACCATTTGAATTTCATTAAACCATTATATCTCAGAGTCCAGTTTGGAATTGGAATATCTCTAAACAGTCCTGTGCTTACTTTATTTGGACTTTTACCAGAATAAGCAGCCATAAATGCCGGAAGTAAGACTTGTTGACTGTTTTGACCAAAACCATCAATTAGCGCTCCTGTTTCTGAAGCTAATCTATTCGAAATAATACTTCTGTAATCTTTCATTTTCTGGAACAGAGCATCGCCATTTGTAAATGCTGTTGAAAGCATAGAATGACTTGTACTAAAGTTACCAGTTTCAAAAACAGGAGTATCTTCAAATGCACTTTTGCCTTCTATTAAATCTATTTGTTGAGAAATATCTTTGGTTTGAATTTTATTTCCTCGAACATCAATATTTAAATCTTTAAAAGGCTTAACCGTAAAAGTGTAATCTAATTTGTTATAATGAGTTTTGCTGTAAGTTTTGTTAAAATATTCTCCACCATCAATTCTTGTAACTAACCAGCCATTTTCTAAGGCCTTATTTCTAATATCTACTTGACTACCAAAAGCAAATGAGGTAGGTGCTCCGCCTAAAAATCCAATATTTTCTGTATAACCTTGCAAGTACTGACCATTATTTTCTGTATAACTTATTTTACCTTGTTTTACAGAGGTCAGAATATTCCAAGTTCCTTTTAAAATTTGCTTTCCAATGGGTAATGTTTTCTTTTGTTTTATTCTAGCTAAATTTTTTCCTTTTGCATTTTTACGTTGCGTTTTTGTTAATAAGAGCTTTTCAAAACCAACTTTCTGATACAACTTATCAAAGGAAAGAGTGGTGTTTATATTATGTGTATTTGAGTTCTGAATTACATTACCAATTTGTTCTAAGATAGTATTGTCTTGCGACGACACCTGCCAATCAAAATCTGCTGTGTAAGCGTAATCAGCTTTCATAAAGCTTAGGAATGGAAACTTATCTAAAGGTAAATTATAAGTTGTATTTAGTTTTTGATGGTAATGGTTTGGTCTACCTGTGTTAAAGAAATCATCAAAAATTTGTAAATCTTCTCCATTTCCAAAGGCATCATAAATATAACTATTAGTTGCGTTAAAGTTTAGTTGTATCGATTTTGTTAAATCAAAACCAACTGTATAATCCCAGTCAAATAAAAATCTACGTTGTTTTAATTCTGGTTGAGCAGTTAAACCCTCTACTAAATTTCTGGATTGTTGTTCGTTATAACTTCTATTAATTCTAGAGTTTAAAGCGAAGGTTTTTGGCACAGGATTAAAGTTTAAATCTTTTATAAACTTCCAGTATTTGTTTCTAAATTTTTCTGAATTTTTAAAGAATTCTATAGGTTTTGAATTAAAGTTGAAGTTATAAGCAGCAGAAGCTGATACATTCTCATTAATATACTTTTCTATATTGTAATCTCTATGGAATTCTTTATTATGGGAATAAGAAACTGCTAAGTTTTCTACATCATAAAACTTTGGTTTTTTCGTTGAATTTGGGTTTCTATTCTTTTTGACATTGATAAAACTGATACTTGTTCTTTTTGTGTAATCTCGAGAAAATTCACTATTTGGATTCTGCTCCAAAGCATCTTCTAATTTTACATCTTGATATTGAGGATCAAACTTTGGATCAACGAATTTTTCACCAACGCTGTAGCTCATCGGTAATTGAATACCCCATTTTTGTGGTGTTAAAACTTTGCCTAAATTAATAGTTGTAGAAACATCGTATTGTTTTGTTTCGTCTAAACTACGCTGATTTACGCGATCTTCTACATTTCCAAAACCAATGGTTTTTACGCTTCCTGAAAGGGATACATTCGCAACATCAGCAAAATTTGCATCAGCATTCATAACCGCAGCCCAACCTCCTTTGTTGTCAAAACCTGATGAACGCAATTCATTAAACCAGATTTCCCCACTTTTATTTGAAGTAGTATTATTTCTTAAACCTAAAGTTATTGTTCTTAATTGCGCCAGTGTAGGATTTCCTTTTACTCGAATTTTAAATTCAGGAATATCATTTGGATTTTCAGATGGATAGATATCATTCACCAAGAATCCGGAACCATCTCTTTCTACTTTTAGTTTTCCAAAGGATTCCAAAATAGCATCTAGATTATTTGCTTCCGGCCAAATGTCGAGTGCAGAACTGCCATTTCTTGTTACTTTTAAAGGAACTTCGATTTGATAAAAATTATCATTTAAGTCTGTTCCTAATCTTATAACTGCTGAAAAATCATCATCACTTAAAGAACCTCCTCCTTCATTTTCTTGCAAATGCATAAACATTTTCAAATTTTTAAAACGTCTTAAATCTACACTTATATTTTTATAAATGGCCCTAGTTTTTTTAGTTTCTAAATCGTTAACTTTTAAGGTGACAGATTGTTCATTTTGTAATTGCACCGTGGTACTTCCTTGTAAACGTTCTCTTTCAATCCCTGGAGGTTCAATATAACTTCCATTATTTTGTTCTATACTAACAACGCCAACTTCAAAACCTTCTAATTCAGCCTGCGTTAATTCTCTGTCAGGATCTATTGCAGGATCTATCGTTTTTGTATATCGTCTCCAATCACCACGTACCAAATCGAGTTCACCAAATCTAATGACAACAGGCATTTTAAATTTTGTTAGGAACATTCTTATAAAACGAATACTGTTAAAATTAGAAATTCCATTTATTGGTGTTCCATTTCTAACGGGTACTCTAAATTGATACCATTTTGTTTGCTGTGTATTCCCGTTTTCTAAAGAAACAGAAGTTGTTTTTTCGTCAACAATATAATTTCTACCTTTTACTAAATCTGCTTGATTCATAGATACCTTATACTCATAATAGCTCTCAACAGTATTCATTGTTTGATCTCTATTAATGTCTTCTACGTCGGGGTATGTTGAAGATGAAGTTGGATACGATTCTGGCGATTGATTTAATGTTGGCGAGTTGCCTTGTGTATTGTTGTAGTCTTTGTATCTTTTTACAATAGAGGCATTAATAGCGTCTAATTCTGCTCCTCTGAAAAATTGAAAATTATCAGATGAAATATCATTAGATTTTAATTTAGAGAAATTTATATTTAAGTTTAAAGAATCAGAAAGTTGCTTTAAATGTTCTTCTTCCTCAATGTCAGTTAACCCATCAAACCCTAAATCTTGATTTGTTCTTGCACCATCTTCTTCACTGAAAGCGTATATAATTGACGGGCTTCTTGGCACATCTCCCCAAGTCGTTCTATTCACATTAGAGCCATC
Proteins encoded:
- the gcvH gene encoding glycine cleavage system protein GcvH, whose amino-acid sequence is MNIPAELKYTKDHEWIQIEGNIATVGITDFAQGELGDIVYVDVDTLDDNVEEGEVFGSVEAVKTVSDLFMPLSGEVVEFNEGLEDDPELVNTDPYEKGWMIKIAISDSSQIENLLDAKEYQDLIKK
- a CDS encoding DUF420 domain-containing protein codes for the protein MSKLAQERKYRKIITGLSIIIPIAVAALFGVNVRDLGFDVEPFTFLPPIYASINGLTAIVLIAAVLAIKNGNKKLHEQLNTLAIICSLAFLLMYIAYHMTSDSTKFGGEGAIKFVYYFILFTHIVLSIIVIPFVLTTYLRAKLGNFAQHKKIAKITFPLWLYVAVTGVIVYIMISPYYA
- a CDS encoding dodecin family protein: MAVMKVIEVLANSEKSWEEATRKAVKHAAESVKNIKSVFVQSQSAVVNGSNVTEFRVNLKITFEVN
- the tsaB gene encoding tRNA (adenosine(37)-N6)-threonylcarbamoyltransferase complex dimerization subunit type 1 TsaB; its protein translation is MSIILNIETTTKNCSVSIAEKGEILAIKELNNGNYSHAEVLHPFILDVLKEANLTSDKIDAVAVSKGPGSYTGLRIGVSAAKGLCFALDKPLISIDTLTSLSFSITIEEGIIVPMLDARRLEVYASVFNEKHQKIREIKAEIIDENSFCEYLERSKVYFLGDGSQKCKKIITHKNAIFIDAKFPSAQEMAKLSYEKYKISDIENVAYFEPFYLKDFIVIPEKKKKPTF
- a CDS encoding DUF1304 domain-containing protein, which produces MNIIQIILIGLVTVIHAYIVYLEMFLWTTRKGIKAFGLKSKEFAEETKVLAANQGLYNGFLAAGLIWSIIIKNTDTALFFLICVFVAGIYGAYSTKKKNILYIQSIPALISVIVLLKL
- a CDS encoding energy transducer TonB, whose amino-acid sequence is MEIKKSPKSNLENFSKIFMQIGLVLALFITYVAIEKKTFDKTYGDLGSAVMNADMEEEIPITERVEPVKPKTPPPPAPEKIEIVEDEKEIEETVIESTETDESEAVEVEEIEEVEEVEEIEEDVSFMIIEDVPVFPGCKGNKAELKKCFSAKVQKHFGRKFDSELPNELGLSPGRKRVFIGFKIDKKGNIVNIQARAPHPKIKAEVVKVMKQLPKMKPGRQRGKPVGVKYSIPFTLIVE
- a CDS encoding VanZ family protein; translation: MLKNIKTLLRNNSFIIAFVTTIIIVCLSLIRVPNAPIKLTFTNIDKIFHGFAYFMLALSWLIAYYKKPNKKYWIVILCIVFGIIIELLQSKITLYRSGDYLDVIANSAGALSALLIFNIISKKK
- a CDS encoding mechanosensitive ion channel family protein, which encodes MEEYLEKIKELLIEYTPNVITALIILIVGLFLINIVIKSSKKIMIKRGVDLTLQKFLGNLSSWVLKILLFITVISKLGVATTSFAAIVASAGLAIGLALQGSLANFAGGVLIMIFRPFKIGDLVEAQGETGAVKEIEIFTTKLTGLSNKEIIIPNGSLSNGTIINYTVEGTRRVDLIFGVSYDTDIKKTKEVLMHVLMQHPKVLKDPAPAVMVSELADSSVNFAVRPWCASADYWSVYFDITENTKIALDEAGIEIPYPHIVEIKK
- a CDS encoding toxin-antitoxin system YwqK family antitoxin; the encoded protein is MRKIIVIFIFMLGTVGYSQENRPTYMAEGDLVKVTYYYENGAVKTQGSFKDKKLTGEWARFDKAGNKTQLGYYSNGKKVGKWFVWSKSALKEINYVNNSIASVNSWKSESNVAVKNK
- a CDS encoding TolC family protein, with amino-acid sequence MKIKFIVIVAFLTSITTFSQKKWDLRECVDEALVKNISIQQNRLSLELAEKDVEIAKGNFLPNLTGNTGGNLNFGTGFDPVSQNRVNTTFFGGSINVNSGITVFNGYRNTNTYKQAQLGVETSMLDLKKIENDISLFVVNGYLNILFAKENLNAAKVQHEISKKQIEAAESRFNSGVIPKGDLLNAQSTAATNLQTVITQENALDLALLNLAQLLQVPVEGFDIASIDVGTPSSNLLYKSSSIVYNKSLETMPEIARAKIAIESASLGIEISKASFLPSVTASAGLSTNYGFNLKLPEGLSNPGLSNQLNDNFGYGVGFNVSVPIFNRFQTRNRVAQSVINKEVFEIRLESEKVALKQTIEQAFLDVKSALKTYETAKISLGAQEEAFKNAQERYNFGAMTQFDFDQVRTRLVNAEAALIRSKYNYVFKTKVLQFYSGELILE